A single Lathamus discolor isolate bLatDis1 chromosome 16, bLatDis1.hap1, whole genome shotgun sequence DNA region contains:
- the AGMAT gene encoding guanidino acid hydrolase, mitochondrial, whose amino-acid sequence MRLLLRAAGLCAPELPVTPAAASSGSSPAVPVGLPRPPARWGSRFHVPPSAEAVARPVGICSMMKLPVQDAAAGLDAAFVGVPLDTGTSNRPGARFGPRQIRAESSLLRRFNGSTGAAPFDSLRVADIGDVNVSPYSLPQSCRLIRGAFRDIVGSGCVPLTLGGDHTITYPILQAVADRHGPVGLVHVDAHTDTADRALGEKIYHGTPFRRCVDEGLLDCRRVVQIGIRGSSYDPDPYKYCRDQGFRVVPAEECWMRSLVPLMAEVRQQMQDRPVYISFDIDGLDPAYAPGTGTPEVAGLTPAQALEIIRGCKGLNIVGCDLVEVAPMYDVSGNTALLGANLLFEMLCVLPGVKTM is encoded by the exons ATGAGGCTCCTGCTGCGGGCAGCGGGGCTCTGCGCTCCCGAGCTGCCGGTGACCCCTGCGGCGGCCTCCTCCGGCTCCTCGCCCGCTGTGCCCGTGGGGCTGCCCAGGCCCCCGGCCCGCTGGGGCTCGCGCTTCCACGTGCCCCCCAGCGCTGAGGCCGTGGCGCGGCCCGTggggatctgctccatgatgaAACTGCCCGTGCAGGACGCAGCGGCGGGGCTGGATGCGGCCTTCGTGGGTGTCCCGCTGGACACGGGCACGTCCAACCGCCCCGGAGCCAG GTTCGGCCCGAGGCAGATCCGGGCCGAGTCCTCGCTGCTGCGGAGGTTCAACGGCAGCACCGGCGCTGCCCCCTTCGATTCCCTGCGCGTGGCTGACATCGGGGACGTGAACGTGAGCCCCTACAGCCTGCCCCAGAGCTGCCGCCTCATCCGCGGCGCCTTCCGGGACATCGTGGGCTCTGGCTGCGTGCCCCTCACCCTGG GTGGGGATCACACCATAACGTACCCCATCCTGCAGGCCGTGGCAGACAG GCACGGTCCTGTGGGGCTGGTGCATGTGGATGCTCACACTGACACCGCAGACAGAGCCCTGGGGGAGAAGATCTACCATGGGACCCCGTTCCGGCGCTGTGTGGATGAAGGGCTGTTGGACTGCAGGCGCGTGGTCCAGATCGGCATCCGGGGCTCCTCCTATGATCCCGATCCTTACAAGTACTGCCGGGACCAG GGGTTCAGGGTGGTCCCTGCCGAGGAGTGCTGGATGAGGTCCCTGGTGCCGCTGATGGCAGAGGTGCGGCAGCAGATGCAGGACCGGCCGGTGTACATCAGCTTCGACATCGATGGGCTGGACCCTGCATACGCACCGGGCACCGGGACACCGGAGGTGGCCGGGCTCACACCGGCGCAG gCTTTGGAGATCATTCGTGGCTGCAAAGGCCTGAACATAGTGGGATGTGACCTTGTCGAGGTCGCACCCATGTACGACGTCTCTG gtaacacagccctgctgggggCAAACCTGCTCTTTGAGATGCTCTGCGTTCTCCCTGGGGTGAAGACGATGTGA
- the PINK1 gene encoding serine/threonine-protein kinase PINK1, mitochondrial yields MAFRLLLARALRLLPRCRLRCAPRPDPRPEPRSVPSPSPSRWQPWLSWLPAARRLLLPGPARGLAAAALRGRGGACLALAMALGMVEPRLEEQRRAEAACRHIQTVFVGKNKPQKDPLSCLRWQGFKLEEYLIGQPIGKGCSAAVYEAAIPFSRHGQGCVESRHLAGHGSASQAAEEEPVVKHQPKEAFPLAIKMMWNISAGSSSEAILDAMGRELVPATGVALAGEYGAIPGRRKPILGRKKLQPHPNIIQVIRAFTSSVPLLPGAFADYPDVLPLSLNPRGIGHSRTLFLVMKNYPCTLRQYLGENSPDVCLSTMMILQLLEGVDHLVHHGIAHRDLKSDNILVEFDSAGCPWLVITDFGCCLADENIGLRLPFTSSYVDRGGNGCLMAPEVITASPGPGTVINYSKSDAWAVGAIAYEILGLANPFYGHGASALESRSYREDQLPSLPDHVPLEVKQVIKMLLRRDPNKRLSARVAANVLHLSLWGGSILATQALKPDQMVTWLLCQSAATLLTEGLVGKSLVETKMKMCFLANLEYEELWAATFLLLAWRSRSECSTSP; encoded by the exons ATGGCGTTTCGGCTCCTCCTCGCCCGGGCCCTGCGGCTGCTCCCGCGCTGCCGCCTGCGCTGCGCCCCACGGCCGGACCCGCGCCCCGAGCCCCGCTCCGtcccgtccccgtccccgtcccgGTGGCAGCCGTGGCTGTCCTGGctgcccgccgcccgccgcctgctgctgcccggcccggcccgcgggCTGGCGGCCGCGGCGCtgcggggccgcggcggggcctGCCTGGCGCTGGCCATGGCGCTGGGGATGGTGGAGCCGCGTCTGGAGGAGCAGCGGCGGGCGGAGGCTGCGTGCAGGCACATCCAG acCGTGTTTGTTGGGAAGAACAAGCCACAGAAAGATCCCCTGAGCTGCCTCCGCTGGCAGGGCTTCAAGCTGGAGGAATATCTCATTGGCCAGCCCATCGGGAAGGGCTGCAGCGCCGCGGTGTATGAAGCAGCTATTCCTTTCTCCCGCCATGGTCAGGGCTGTGTGGAGAGCAGGCATCTCGCAGGGCATGGCTCAGCTTCACAGGCAGCAGAAGAGGAGCCCGTAGTGAAACACCAACCGAAGGAGGCTTTTCCATTAGCTATCAAAATGATGTGGAACATTTCG GCTGGTTCCTCAAGCGAAGCCATCCTTGATGCTATGGGCCGAGAGCTTGTTCCAGCCACAGGGGTTGCCTTAGCTGGAGAATACGGAGCCATCCCTGGACGCAG GAAACCCATCCTTGGAAGGAAAAAGTTGCAGCCTCATCCCAATATAATCCAGGTGATCCGAGCATTCACATCCTCTGTCCCTTTGCTGCCTGGAGCCTTTGCAGACTATCCTGATGTTCTTCCATTAAGCCTGAATCCCAGAGGGATCGGTCACAGCCGCACACTCTTCCTGGTGATGAAGAA TTATCCCTGCACGCTGCGCCAGTATCTGGGGGAGAACAGCCCAGATGTTTGTCTCTCCACGATGATGATTTTACAGCTCTTGGAAGGTGTGGACCATCTTGTTCACCACGGAATAGCACACAGAGACCTGAAGTCTGACAACATCCTGGTTGAATTTGATTCTG CTGGCTGCCCCTGGCTGGTGATCACAGACTTTGGTTGCTGTTTGGCAGATGAAAACATCGGCTTGAGACTGCCTTTCACCAGCTCTTACGTGGATCGGGGCGGCAATGGCTGTCTTATGGCACCCGAG GTGATCACAGCCTCGCCTGGTCCAGGCACAGTGATCAACTACAGCAAATCTGATGCTTGGGCTGTTGGAGCCATCGCCTATGAAATCCTTGGCCTGGCCAATCCTTTCTATGGCCACGGGGCCTCGGCTCTGGAAAGCAGAAGCTACCGTGAAGATCAGCTGCCCAGCCTGCCCGACCATGTGCCCCTCGAGGTGAAGCAAGTGATAAAGATGCTGCTTCGGAGGGATCCCAACAAG AGACTCTCTGCCAGGGTTGCTGCCAACGTGCTTCACTTGAGCCTCTGGGGTGGAAGCATCCTGGCGACCCAGGCCCTGAAACCCGACCAGATGGTCACTTGGCTCCTGTGCCAGTCTGCAGCCACGCTGCTCACGGAGGGGCTGGTGGGTAAAAGCCTGGTGGAAACCAAGATGAAGATGTGCTTTCTGGCAAACCTCGAGTATGAAGAGCTCTGGGCAGCCACAttcctgctgctggcctggcggAGCCGCTCTGAGTGCAGCACAAGCCCATGA
- the CDA gene encoding cytidine deaminase, producing the protein MEGDRQDPAPAAPPREHLQLLLRRSREAKNCAYCPYSRFPVGAALLTASGEIFSGCNVENACYSLGVCAERTAIQKAISEGHTSFRAMAIASDMGDTFIVPCGACRQVMREFGTDWDVYLTKADGSYIVKRLEELLPLSFGPEDLKKV; encoded by the exons aTGGAGGGTGACAGGCAGgacccagcccctgctgctccccCGAGAGAGCACCTACAGCTCCTGTTGCGCCGCAGCCGGGAGGCCAAGAACTGCGCCTACTGCCCCTACAGCCGCTTCCCGGTGGGCGCCGCGCTGCTCACAGCCAGTGGGGAGATCTTCTCCG GGTGCAACGTGGAGAACGCCTGCTACAGCCTCGGGGTGTGCGCCGAGCGCACTGCCATCCAGAAAGCCATCTCCGAGGGGCACACCAGCTTCAGGGCCATGGCCATTGCAAG TGACATGGGGGACACCTTCATCGTACCCTGTGGTGCCTGCAGACAAGTGATGAGAGAG TTCGGCACGGATTGGGATGTCTACCTGACCAAAGCAGATGGCAGCTACATCGTCAagaggctggaggagctgctgccgcTCTCCTTTGGCCCTGAGGACCTGAAGAAGGTGTGA
- the FAM43B gene encoding protein FAM43B yields MLPWRRSKFVLVENERKCKSKSLGPGLSYAALLAGFLRSCPDLLPECPLERLGSVFRGKRQKVELNKEDPTYTVRYLGNAVTLHAKGEGCTEEAVGKIWAKSDAGAGGVKMKLTLGPQGIRMSPCEKGARRPGHAYLLHRITYCAADRRHPKVFAWVYRHQVKNKAVVLRCHAVLVSKADKARAMALLLYQTSSSAFNEFKRLKRQNDFRHVQQQLLGDAIVPLVPLRRLLNAKCPYRPPAERTRCAPRLSSILEEEEDEAFGSGAPRGDGAERAAVLRLAREMRGCSLHGVLSHAHPMAGTG; encoded by the coding sequence ATGCTGCCCTGGCGCCGGAGCAAGTTTGTGCTGGTGGAGAACGAACGTAAGTGCAAGAGCAAGAGCCTGGGGCCGGGTCTGAGCTACGCGGCGCTGCTGGCCGGGTTCCTGCGCTCCTGCCCGGACCTCCTGCCCGAATGCCCGCTGGAGCGGCTGGGCAGCGTCTTCCGTGGCAAGCGCCAGAAAGTGGAGCTGAACAAAGAGGACCCGACGTACACGGTGAGGTACCTGGGCAACGCCGTCACCCTGCACGCCAAGGGTGAGGGCTGCACGGAGGAGGCGGTGGGCAAGATCTGGGCGAAGAGCGACGCGGGAGCAGGCGGGGTGAAGATGAAGCTGACGTTGGGACCTCAAGGCATCCGCATGAGCCCGTGCGAGAAGGGGGCCCGACGGCCAGGCCACGCGTACCTCCTGCACCGCATCACCTACTGCGCCGCCGACCGCCGGCACCCCAAGGTGTTCGCTTGGGTCTACAGGCACCAAGTGAAGAACAAGGCAGTGGTGCTGCGGTGCCACGCCGTCCTCGTGTCCAAGGCTGACAAGGCACGCGCCATGGCCCTGCTCCTCTACCAGACCTCCTCGTCCGCCTTCAACGAGTTCAAGCGGCTCAAGAGGCAGAACGACTTCCGCCAcgtccagcagcagctcctgggcgATGCCATCGTGCCCCTGGTGCCCCTGCGCCGGTTGCTCAATGCCAAGTGTCCCTACCGCCCGCCGGCCGAGCGCACCCGCTGCGCCCCGCGCCTCAGCTCCatcctggaggaggaggaggatgaggccTTCGGCAGCGGGGCACCGCGGGGGGACGGCGCTGAGCGTGCAGCCGTACTGCGCCTGGCCAGGGAGATGAGGGGCTGCAGCCTCCATGGCGTGCTGAGCCACGCACACCCTATGGCGGGGACCGGCTGA
- the MUL1 gene encoding mitochondrial ubiquitin ligase activator of NFKB 1 gives MEGGGRPSLAQAALLAASTALTALVCSVYRHRARVARGLEGARRVRLDGDLRAVLLEAPGRCVPYAVIEGVVQSVKETLSSQFVENCKGVVQRLTLQEHKMVWNRTTHLWNDYEKIIHQRTNTAPFDLVPAEEVAGSITVRVMKPLDAAELSLETVYEKFHPSVQSFTDVIGHYISGERPKGIQETEQMLKVGTALTGVGELVLDNATIKLQPPKQGMPYYLSAMDFDSLLHRQESSVRFWKILTVVFGFATCAILFVILRKQYQHHRERQHLRQMQDEFRQAQERLMREMNVEGGETLKNACVICLSNTKSCVFLECGHVCSCNECYRALPEPRRCPICRQGIARVVPLYNS, from the exons ATGGAGGGCGGCGGGCGGCCGTCGCTGGCTCAGGCCGCGCTGCTGGCGGCCAGCACCGCACTCACCGCCCTCGTCTGCTCCGTGTACCGGCACAGGGCCCGCGTCGCCCGCGGCCTCGAG GGCGCCAGGAGGGTCCGGCTGGACGGGGACCTGCGGGCGGTGCTGCTGGAGGCGCCGGGGCGCTGCGTGCCCTACGCGGTCATCGAAG GGGTGGTGCAGTCCGTGAAGGAGACCCTGAGCAGCCAGTTTGTGGAGAACTGCAAGGGCGTCGTGCAGCGGCTGACGCTGCAGGAGCACAAGATGGTGTGGAACCGAACAACGCACCTCTG GAATGACTATGAGAAGATCATCCACCAGAGAACCAACACAGCTCCCTTTGACCTGGTGCCTGCGGAGGAGGTTGCCGGCAGCATCACCGTGAGGGTGATGAAGCCTCTGGATGCGGCCGAGCTCAGCCTGGAGACGGTGTATGAGAAATTCCACCCCTCTGTCCAGTCCTTCACGGATGTCATCGGCCACTACATCAGCGGGGAGCGCCCCAAGGGCATCCAGGAGACGGAGCAGATGCTGAAGGTGGGCACAGCACTGACCGGGGTGGGCGAACTGGTCCTGGATAACGCCACCATCAAGCTGCAGCCCCCAAAGCAGGGCATGCCCTACTACCTGAGCGCCATGGATTTCGACTCCTTGCTCCACAGGCAAGAATCCAGCGTCCGGTTCTGGAAAATCCTGACTGTGGTTTTTGGTTTCGCTACCTGTGCCATCCTCTTTGTCATCCTCCGGAAGCAATACCAGCACCACCGCGAGCGGCAGCACCTCAGGCAGATGCAGGATGAGTTCCGGCAGGCCCAGGAGCGCCTCATGAGGGAAATGAACGTGGAGGGGGGAGAGACACTCAAAAATGCCTGTGTCATCTGCTTGAGCAACACCAAATCCTGCGTGTTCCTGGAGTGTGGGCACGTGTGCTCCTGCAACGAGTGCTACCGGGCGCTGCCTGAGCCCCGGCGGTGCCCCATCTGCCGGCAGGGCATCGCCAGGGTGGTTCCCCTCTACAACAGTTAA
- the CAMK2N1 gene encoding calcium/calmodulin-dependent protein kinase II inhibitor 1 has translation MSEGPPYGEGQLAGDAAVGQLPFPVRLRGPDGLLAGGQGKRPPKLGQIGRSKRVVIEDDRIDDVLQNLSEKAPPDV, from the exons ATGTCGGAGGGGCCGCCCTACGGCGAGGGGCAGCTGGCGGGGGACGCGGCCGTGGGGCAGCTGCCGTTCCCCGTTCGGCTCCGCGGCCCCGACGGGCTCCTCGCCGGCGGGCAGGGCAAGCGGCCGCCCAAGCTGGGGCAGATCGGCCGCAGCAAGAGAG TGGTTATTGAAGACGATCGAATCGATGATGTGCTACAAAACCTCTCGGAAAAAGCCCCTCCTGATGTTTAA